TGCGGAAGATTCCCTACTGCTGCCTCCCGTAGGAGTCTGGGCCGTGTCTCAGTCCCAGTGTGGCCGATCACCCTCTCAGGTCGGCTACGCATCGTGGCCTTGGTGAGCCGTTACCTCACCAACTAGCTAATGCGCCGCGGGCCCATCTGTAAGTGATAGCGAGATGCCATCTTTCAGCTTTTCCTCATGTGAGGAAAAGAGTTATCCGGTATTAGCCCCGGTTTCCCGGAGTTATCCCAGTCTTACAGGCAGGTTGCCCACGTGTTACTCACCCGTCCGCCGCTGACTTCAGGGAGCAAGCTCCCATCTGTCCGCTCGACTTGCATGTATTAGGCACGCCGCCAGCGTTCGTCCTGAGCCAGGATCAAACTCTCCATATAAGAGTTGATTAAGCTCGTTTTGTCTTTTCAAAAAAGACTAATGATTAAACGTTGACGTTTTGTTCGTTCAGTTTTCAAAGATCAATTTTTCTTGTTATATTTTTCCTTGCCGCCCAGAAGCGACTTTATCAATATAACATGTTACCCATAAACAAGTCAACAACTTTTTAAAAATGATTTTTCTCTGTTTAAATTGCCTTGTTGAGGACAAGAATTAATATACCATGACTCATTAAATGTTTGCAATATAATTTTTCAAAAATGTTTATCTTTATATTTCGATGCATTTTGTTATTAATCTCTTTTCTATTAGATGATTATTTGAAACCAATCTATTAGAGAGTACCTTTAATAAAGCGGCAGAAAATCTAAATAATCTGCACCCAGATCTCATAATGGGTGCATGTTCTACAAATCAAATTAATGCGTATTTAACTTGAACTTTCAAGAATAAGTTATATCAATAGAATATTATTCGAAAACTTTATCATACATGCCCACATACTTATCCACTGTAAAACACTTATTATTTCAGTTGTCAACAGAGTTACGCACAGCCTGTTGATAACTTTGTTCACTTTTCCACAGTTTTAAAAGCAACCATACAGAATAATAAATCTATAAGAAATTTTAATACCTGCTTATTGAAGTACAAACTCAAAATTAAATATAGCCAGTATAAAGAAGAAATAGTAATAGTTTGAGTTAATTTTCATAATATCTATTAACTCTACTTTTAACGGAAGGTGTGAATCATACTGGAAACCGCAGCTCTGTACCTATCAGTAATCATGGCCGTATTTTTGTTTGCTTATGCTTATGCAGAAGGAATTAAAATTGCAAACTCAGATGAAGAGGTCTATGGAGGCACCTTCATCTTTTCAGTTACAGCTGCTTTTATTTTTTCAGCTCTGACCTATGTATTCAGATAAAAAAATCTCCCCGTTTCAGGGAGATTTTTTCACTAATATACCTATAGACAAGCTCCCATTTATCAGGAAACCGTTGTTTTTTTCTTCAATTCTTTCATTCGAATCTTTCTCTCATCTAATAAAAAGAGAGTTATTCCTCCAATTACAATTGCTCCCCCAAGAACTTGTGTCCATATAATAGACTCATGAAGCAAATAATAAGCTAAAACAGCAGCACCAACCGGCTCGAATAAAATTGCCATCGAAATGGTTGAAGTGCTTAGCCACTTTACTGACCAATTGAATAAGGTATGTCCGAGCAGTGTGGGAACAAGAGCGAGCAGGATAAAATATACCCAATCACTGGTTCCATAGGGGAGTAAAGGTTCTTCGGCGATTAACACATAAAAGAATAATGTAATAGCGCTAATACTGTACACAACAAAAGTGTAGGTAATGAGCGAAAGTCTTTTTCTGACTGTCTGGCCAAACATTAAGTAAGCCGTTACCAGGGCACATGCAATGATTGCAAGCATATCCCCAAACAAAGCAGACCCGCTGATCTGAAAATCTCCCCAGCTGATAATAACACTGCCTAAAATTGCGAGAAGCCCGCTTAATATTGCTTTCCAGGTAAACTTTTCTTTAAAGAAGAAATATGTACCTGCAAACGCAAAAAGGGGCTGTAGAGTCACAAGGACTGTAGAACTGGCTACAGAAGTGTAGTTCAGTGACTCAAACCACAGAATAAAATGGAAGGCAAGAAACACACCGGCAATGATGGAATAGATCCAATCCCGCCTTGTAATAAGACGAAGTTCAGGAACATACTTTATAAGAAATACAGGCAACATGAATAGGACAGAAAATAATAACCGGTAAAACGCAATGACTCCCGATGGAGCGCTGGATACCTTCACCAATATGGCTGAGGTTGAGACAGAAATGACTCCAATTGCCAGGACAACATAGGGATTTATTTTTTTATCTGACATTTTTAATACTCCTTGTTTCTGTTTCCTAATAATTAGGGTATATTTCATTTTATAATGTATAGTCAATCTTTTACTACGGTTTTATAATAGCAGGATTTTAAAGATCGTATTTCGATATATAATACTTAAAAAAGCGGGAGATATTATGAGCAGTTTAGAGATAGAAATATTAATGAAGCTGGGGATTTCAGCAGTCCTGGGTCTTGTTATCGGCCTGGAGAGAGAATTAAAACGAAAGCCCGTCGGCCTAAAGACCAGTTTAGTAATTTCCATAGTAAGCTGCCTGCTGACCATTGTGTCTATTGAATCGGCATATATGTTTCCCGGAAATGATAACATCAACATAACGATGGATCCACTGCGTTTAGCCGCCCAAATTGTTTCCGGAATCGGCTTCTTGGGTGCAGGCGTTATATTGAGGCGGGGAAATGACAGCATTTCAGGTCTAACAACAGCCGCATTAATTTGGGGGGCAGCAGGAATCGGAATTGCTGTAGGAGCAGGCTTTTATATTGAAGCAATGGCCGGAGTAGCGCTGCTGATTATATCAGTTGAGGTAATTCCTTTTATTATGGGGTTAATTGGTCCCAAACGCTTAAGAGAAAAAGAAATCAACCTGCAGCTGAAAGTAAGGGATAAAAAAAATATTGCTGACATCATCCCAGCTGTCAAAGACCTTGATATATCTATAAAACATATTCGCATTAAAGATTTAGAGGATGAAAATCTGCATCTTGTACAGCTGATCGTTGCCGTCGATTACAAAAGAAGAACTACGGATGTTTATTACAGTGTTTCAAGTATTCCTGGAGTACAGTGCATGGAAATCGATAGTATGCAGTAAATTTTTTTAATAATTCCTCTTGCAAGATAGCCCCGATGTGGTTATAATTTTTCTTGTACCACCACCCGGGGGATTAGCTCAGCTGGGAGAGCGCAACGCTGGCAGCGTTGAGGTCAGGGGTTCGAGCCCCCTATTCTCCATACCAATAGAAAAAAGGGAAGCCTTGATAAGAGGCTTCCCTTTTTTCTATAAACCTCTATTAAACCCTTGGCCAATTTAAGGTCACTGAAGAAAAAAATTTTGTTAATTAACTTGGTTCACAACCGCTTCCCGTTTGAGTGAGTCTAACAGTCAATGAGATGTCCTCTTTCTCACTCACAGTGTCAAAGCGGCCACAACTGTCAAAGTTTCGAATAATATCCCATTGATTTACCGAAGAAGCCACCAACTTGCAATGAATTGGCTCATTTTTAATCTCAAAAGTTGAAGAACCGAATGTACACCGATCTGCACCTTGTCCATCCTCAGCAAGCCCTCTCGTTTCAAGATCATTATTCTTCATACTATATTGGCCGAATGGAAATAGAATTGGTCTTGCAAGCTGTACTCTGTTATAACAATTAAAAGGAACATTCACACTGTAATCTCTCACATAACCCTCGCATCCCTCGACGTATTGAATATTTTTATGAATATACCCTTCAACAAACAAACTTGCCATATTATTAACGTTAGTAATCGGAAGAACTTTACACTGAGTTAGATGTACGTTCTTACGAA
Above is a genomic segment from Cytobacillus sp. FSL H8-0458 containing:
- a CDS encoding DMT family transporter, which gives rise to MSDKKINPYVVLAIGVISVSTSAILVKVSSAPSGVIAFYRLLFSVLFMLPVFLIKYVPELRLITRRDWIYSIIAGVFLAFHFILWFESLNYTSVASSTVLVTLQPLFAFAGTYFFFKEKFTWKAILSGLLAILGSVIISWGDFQISGSALFGDMLAIIACALVTAYLMFGQTVRKRLSLITYTFVVYSISAITLFFYVLIAEEPLLPYGTSDWVYFILLALVPTLLGHTLFNWSVKWLSTSTISMAILFEPVGAAVLAYYLLHESIIWTQVLGGAIVIGGITLFLLDERKIRMKELKKKTTVS
- a CDS encoding MgtC/SapB family protein, translated to MSSLEIEILMKLGISAVLGLVIGLERELKRKPVGLKTSLVISIVSCLLTIVSIESAYMFPGNDNINITMDPLRLAAQIVSGIGFLGAGVILRRGNDSISGLTTAALIWGAAGIGIAVGAGFYIEAMAGVALLIISVEVIPFIMGLIGPKRLREKEINLQLKVRDKKNIADIIPAVKDLDISIKHIRIKDLEDENLHLVQLIVAVDYKRRTTDVYYSVSSIPGVQCMEIDSMQ
- a CDS encoding CsxC family protein: ASGSFFPVGTTTVTCRATDAADNTAECTFNVTVRETEGNVVLGNIQIQTLIESEFKLPSYAADIKQIRKNVHLTQCKVLPITNVNNMASLFVEGYIHKNIQYVEGCEGYVRDYSVNVPFNCYNRVQLARPILFPFGQYSMKNNDLETRGLAEDGQGADRCTFGSSTFEIKNEPIHCKLVASSVNQWDIIRNFDSCGRFDTVSEKEDISLTVRLTQTGSGCEPS